In one window of Candidatus Avedoeria danica DNA:
- the typA gene encoding translational GTPase TypA: MRRDDVRNVAIIAHVDHGKTTLVDALLRQTFAVRENQSLGTRIMDSNDLERERGITILAKNTAVRYQGTKINIVDTPGHADFGGEVERVLNMVDGVLLLVDAVEGPMPQTRFVLRKALELGHRAVVVVNKLDREYARPEWAVNATFDLFIDLGASEEQADFEVVYASALRGLAGPRPDALVPNMDALLDAVLRLPAPLAEIEAPLQLLITNFEYDEYRGRIALGRIRRGTLRPSQDIVIATPESAPRKGRIGDLFVFENLGRVAVATAEAGDIVALSGLDDVAIGETLCDPLDVDPLPQIAVEAPTVRMAFTINNSPLAGREGQYVTSRHLRARLMKELERNVALRVEETDSADRFLVSGRGELHLGILIETMRREGYEFAVGRPQVIVHEVDGQRQEPFEDVYIDVANDFVGAVIDMLGRRRAEMMSLESDAHGSTTTMRWRVPTRGLLGFRSKFLSATSGTGVMHTLFAGYADWAGDMEARDFGSLLAHEPGVTTSYALDLAQQRGALFVGPGVEVYAGMVVGMRPKATDLTVNVCRRKHVTNHRKAFAEIGVLLTPPVQVNLDMALEYIDDDELIEVTPLNIRLRKVELDHNVRARIEKDARKQA, translated from the coding sequence ATGCGACGAGACGACGTGCGCAACGTGGCGATCATCGCCCACGTCGACCATGGCAAGACGACGTTGGTCGATGCGCTCTTGCGCCAAACGTTCGCGGTCCGAGAGAACCAGTCGCTCGGCACACGGATCATGGATTCGAACGATCTCGAGCGCGAGCGCGGGATCACGATCCTGGCGAAGAACACCGCCGTTCGATACCAGGGCACCAAGATCAACATCGTCGACACGCCCGGGCACGCGGACTTCGGTGGCGAGGTCGAGCGGGTCCTGAACATGGTGGACGGCGTGCTGCTCCTGGTGGACGCCGTCGAGGGGCCGATGCCGCAGACGCGCTTCGTCCTGCGCAAGGCGCTCGAGCTCGGCCACCGCGCGGTCGTGGTGGTGAACAAGCTCGACCGCGAGTACGCGCGGCCGGAATGGGCGGTGAACGCCACGTTCGACCTCTTCATCGACCTCGGCGCGAGCGAGGAGCAGGCGGATTTCGAGGTCGTGTACGCCAGTGCGCTGCGCGGGCTTGCCGGGCCGCGGCCCGACGCGCTCGTGCCGAACATGGATGCATTGCTGGATGCCGTCCTGCGCCTCCCGGCGCCGCTGGCGGAGATCGAAGCACCGCTGCAGCTGCTCATCACGAACTTCGAGTACGACGAGTACCGCGGCCGGATCGCACTCGGCCGGATCCGGCGCGGCACGCTGCGCCCCAGCCAGGACATCGTGATCGCGACGCCGGAGAGCGCGCCGCGCAAGGGCCGGATCGGCGACCTCTTCGTGTTCGAGAACCTGGGCCGCGTCGCCGTCGCGACCGCCGAAGCCGGCGATATCGTGGCCCTGTCCGGGCTCGACGACGTCGCGATCGGCGAGACGCTGTGCGATCCGCTCGACGTGGACCCGCTGCCGCAGATCGCCGTCGAGGCGCCGACGGTGCGGATGGCGTTCACGATCAACAACAGCCCGCTGGCGGGCCGCGAAGGGCAGTACGTCACGAGTCGCCACCTCCGCGCCCGGCTCATGAAGGAGCTCGAGCGCAACGTGGCGCTGCGGGTCGAGGAGACGGACAGCGCCGACCGATTCCTGGTCAGCGGCCGCGGCGAGCTTCACCTCGGCATCCTGATCGAGACGATGCGCCGCGAGGGCTACGAGTTCGCCGTCGGGCGACCGCAGGTCATCGTCCACGAGGTCGACGGACAACGCCAGGAGCCGTTCGAAGACGTCTACATCGACGTCGCGAACGACTTCGTGGGCGCCGTGATCGACATGCTCGGCCGTCGGCGGGCCGAGATGATGTCGCTGGAGAGCGACGCGCACGGCTCGACGACGACGATGCGCTGGCGCGTGCCGACCCGCGGGCTGCTCGGCTTCCGCAGCAAGTTCCTGTCGGCCACGTCCGGTACGGGCGTTATGCACACGCTGTTCGCGGGTTACGCGGACTGGGCGGGCGACATGGAGGCGCGCGACTTCGGCTCGCTGCTTGCGCACGAGCCGGGTGTCACGACGTCATACGCGCTCGACCTGGCCCAGCAGCGCGGGGCGTTGTTCGTCGGCCCGGGCGTCGAGGTCTACGCCGGCATGGTCGTCGGCATGCGGCCGAAAGCCACCGATCTCACGGTCAACGTCTGTCGGCGCAAGCACGTCACGAATCACCGAAAGGCGTTCGCCGAGATCGGCGTCCTGCTGACGCCGCCGGTACAGGTGAACCTCGACATGGCGCTCGAGTACATCGATGACGACGAGCTCATCGAGGTCACCCCGCTGAACATCCGGCTGCGCAAGGTGGAGCTGGACCACAACGTGCGCGCGCGGATCGAAAAGGACGCGCGGAAGCAGGCCTAG
- a CDS encoding sulfoxide reductase heme-binding subunit YedZ codes for MSDSIAPRGAALSGAVPSTPIAAPTTVDVRPARRRPIRPLALRAGVHAAAAATALWLAWHAATGDLGFNPVDTVVRTLGKAALVLLVASLCCSPAHRVLGARWAIPLRRPLGLWAFAYAVGHLLAFAGLDYGFSLSFILDDGLPKKPYIVVGLSAFALLVPLALTSTRGWQKRLGRRWTSLHRLVYVAAVLAVVHFYWIGAATKKGSPIEPYFWAAGVALLLAVRVPAVRTALRGAMGRTLGRWRRLR; via the coding sequence ATGTCGGACTCGATCGCGCCGCGCGGGGCTGCCTTGTCCGGCGCAGTGCCGTCCACGCCGATCGCGGCGCCGACCACCGTCGATGTCCGGCCCGCACGGCGCCGCCCCATCCGACCGCTCGCCCTGCGCGCCGGCGTGCACGCTGCCGCCGCGGCGACGGCACTCTGGCTGGCCTGGCACGCCGCGACGGGCGATCTCGGCTTCAACCCGGTGGACACCGTCGTTCGGACGCTGGGCAAGGCGGCGCTCGTTTTGCTCGTGGCCAGCCTGTGCTGCTCCCCGGCCCACCGCGTGCTCGGCGCCCGGTGGGCGATCCCGCTGCGGCGGCCGCTCGGGCTGTGGGCCTTCGCCTACGCCGTCGGCCACTTGCTGGCCTTCGCCGGCCTGGACTACGGGTTCAGCTTGTCGTTCATCCTCGACGACGGCCTCCCGAAGAAGCCGTACATCGTCGTCGGCCTGTCGGCGTTCGCCTTGCTGGTGCCGCTGGCCCTGACGTCGACGCGCGGCTGGCAGAAGCGGCTCGGCCGGCGTTGGACGAGCCTCCACCGGCTCGTGTACGTCGCGGCCGTGCTCGCGGTGGTCCATTTCTATTGGATCGGCGCCGCCACGAAGAAGGGCTCGCCGATCGAACCGTACTTCTGGGCGGCGGGCGTCGCGCTTCTCCTGGCGGTCCGCGTGCCGGCCGTGCGGACCGCATTGCGAGGAGCGATGGGACGGACACTTGGTCGATGGCGGCGCCTCCGGTAA
- the msrP gene encoding protein-methionine-sulfoxide reductase catalytic subunit MsrP: MERFSWRDITPEEVYLSRRRVLGGLGLAAGGALVAGCGPRSRPSSGAADGAPGPTAIAGPPPVRTLAGPLSPAVEATPEPDPNRPTSDERGDGVTSYDAITHYNNFYEFTTQKEAVARLAAGFTTSPWEVQVGGLVHKPMTFDVDGLHRFGLEERIYRLRCVEGWSIVVPWDGFPLRKLLSAVEPKSDAKFVRFESVLRPAEMQGQGGVGFTWPYTEGLRLDEAMNDLALLVTGVYGRTLPPQNGAPVRLVVPWKYGFKSIKSIVRIDLVAEKPTTLWNTAAPDEYGFFANVNPAVDHPRWSQQTERRIEGGLARRRTLAFNGYDGQVASMYAEMDLKVYY, translated from the coding sequence TTGGAACGGTTCAGCTGGCGCGACATCACGCCTGAAGAAGTGTACCTCAGCCGGCGACGCGTGCTCGGCGGGCTCGGTCTGGCAGCAGGCGGGGCGCTCGTGGCCGGCTGCGGTCCGCGGTCACGCCCATCGTCCGGCGCGGCGGACGGGGCACCGGGACCCACCGCCATCGCCGGCCCGCCGCCCGTGCGCACCCTCGCCGGCCCGCTGTCGCCCGCTGTCGAGGCAACGCCCGAGCCGGACCCGAACCGACCGACGAGCGACGAGCGCGGCGACGGCGTGACGAGCTATGACGCGATCACGCACTACAACAACTTCTATGAGTTCACGACCCAGAAGGAAGCAGTCGCGCGACTGGCCGCCGGCTTCACGACGTCGCCGTGGGAGGTGCAGGTCGGCGGCCTGGTGCACAAGCCGATGACGTTCGACGTCGACGGCCTGCACCGGTTCGGCCTCGAGGAGCGGATCTACCGCCTGCGCTGCGTCGAAGGGTGGTCGATCGTCGTCCCATGGGACGGATTCCCGCTGCGCAAGCTCCTGTCGGCCGTTGAGCCCAAGTCCGACGCCAAGTTCGTCCGCTTCGAGTCCGTGCTGCGGCCCGCGGAGATGCAGGGGCAGGGCGGTGTCGGCTTCACGTGGCCGTACACCGAGGGCCTGCGGTTGGACGAGGCGATGAACGACCTCGCCCTCCTCGTCACCGGCGTGTACGGGCGCACCCTGCCGCCGCAGAACGGCGCACCGGTCCGGCTCGTGGTGCCGTGGAAGTACGGCTTCAAGAGCATCAAGTCGATCGTCCGGATCGACCTCGTCGCCGAGAAGCCGACGACGCTCTGGAACACGGCGGCGCCCGACGAATACGGCTTCTTCGCCAACGTCAACCCGGCGGTGGACCACCCGCGCTGGTCGCAGCAGACCGAGCGGCGGATCGAGGGCGGTTTGGCCCGGCGGCGGACCCTGGCGTTCAACGGCTACGACGGCCAGGTGGCGTCGATGTACGCGGAGATGGACCTCAAGGTCTACTACTGA
- a CDS encoding glucose 1-dehydrogenase, which translates to MPDRRSAADPGSAAEPNDHGAAPDTLPTPSALSTPNALADAPRFDLAGRVAIVTGASRGIGRAIAESLAAAGAAVVVVGRRAESLAPVADGIVASGGRSIAVAANAGARDAFAAVAEAAVAAFGGIDILVNNAGTCPHYGPIVTADDGVWDKTMDVNVRGPLRSVAACLPAFRARGGGKVIHVASVAGLMPQPSVGVYCVSKAALLMLTEVLAVELAADNVQVNAVAPGFVKTRFSQAIWDAPGAAAGALAVIPQRRFADPSEIVGAVLYLASPLSSFTTGATLVVDGGQRLAAGLPLAGG; encoded by the coding sequence ATGCCAGACCGTCGAAGCGCCGCCGATCCCGGGTCCGCAGCCGAACCCAACGACCACGGGGCCGCGCCCGATACACTCCCCACGCCCAGTGCTCTCTCCACGCCCAACGCGCTCGCCGACGCGCCACGGTTCGACCTGGCGGGCCGCGTCGCCATCGTCACCGGCGCCAGCCGCGGCATCGGCCGGGCGATCGCCGAGTCGCTGGCCGCCGCCGGTGCAGCGGTCGTCGTCGTCGGACGGCGCGCCGAGTCGCTGGCGCCGGTGGCGGATGGGATCGTCGCGTCCGGCGGCCGGTCGATCGCCGTGGCGGCGAACGCCGGGGCACGGGACGCGTTCGCGGCCGTGGCCGAGGCGGCGGTGGCGGCGTTCGGCGGGATCGACATCCTGGTGAACAACGCCGGGACGTGCCCGCACTACGGCCCGATCGTCACGGCCGACGACGGGGTGTGGGACAAGACGATGGATGTGAACGTGCGCGGGCCGCTGCGGAGCGTGGCCGCGTGCCTGCCGGCCTTCCGGGCGCGCGGCGGCGGCAAGGTGATCCATGTGGCGTCCGTGGCCGGGCTCATGCCGCAGCCGTCCGTCGGCGTCTACTGCGTCTCCAAGGCGGCGCTTCTCATGTTGACCGAGGTGCTTGCGGTCGAGTTGGCGGCCGACAACGTCCAGGTGAACGCCGTGGCGCCCGGCTTCGTCAAGACGCGCTTCAGCCAGGCGATCTGGGACGCGCCGGGCGCCGCCGCCGGCGCGTTGGCCGTCATCCCGCAGCGCCGCTTCGCCGACCCGTCCGAGATCGTCGGTGCGGTCCTCTACCTCGCCAGCCCGCTCTCGAGCTTCACCACGGGCGCGACGCTCGTCGTCGACGGCGGGCAACGGCTGGCGGCGGGACTGCCGCTGGCGGGCGGGTAA
- a CDS encoding Asp-tRNA(Asn)/Glu-tRNA(Gln) amidotransferase subunit GatB, translating to MTPTAPPPPSFDIDALAALARLDLTPSERERFRAQLGDVLAYVAQLADAPVGDGSAVGQGAGVRLRDDVVGPSLPRAAALANAADTLAGYFRVPPMRE from the coding sequence ATGACCCCAACTGCCCCGCCCCCCCCATCCTTCGACATCGACGCCCTCGCCGCGCTCGCCCGCCTCGACCTGACGCCGTCCGAGCGGGAGCGCTTCCGCGCGCAGCTCGGCGACGTCCTCGCATACGTCGCTCAGCTGGCCGACGCGCCGGTCGGCGACGGCAGCGCGGTCGGGCAAGGTGCCGGCGTACGGCTGCGGGACGACGTCGTCGGGCCGTCGCTGCCGCGCGCGGCGGCACTGGCGAACGCCGCCGACACGCTGGCCGGGTACTTCCGCGTCCCGCCGATGCGCGAGTAG
- the gatA gene encoding Asp-tRNA(Asn)/Glu-tRNA(Gln) amidotransferase subunit GatA — protein MSGGTTASTNAVAPSRADADPTRWSVAETAAQLRSGTTTSLAVTDAYLAQIAASDDAIGAYLTVTADVARAQARSADARRAAGEDGPLLGVPYALKDLFTTAGVRTTAGSRMLADYVPPDDSAVYARLSAAGAVLLGKTNMDEFAMGSSTENSAFHPTANPWDVSRVPGGSSGGSTAAVAAGMAAFAIGTDTGGSIRQPAALCGVVGLKPTYGRVSRRGMVAFASSLDQAGPITRTAKDAAAVLGAVAGLDPLDATSGDVGVPDYGSALNGDVTGLRLGILDEYFAAGLDPEVRAAVEAAIDVLVAAGAVRVRVQLPSVRYAVATYYLIATAECSANLARYDGFRYGASIGTGGVWERLAAARGAGFGEEVKRRIILGTNALSTGYFDAYYAQATRVRGLIRTEFERALDACDVIVGPTVPAPAFRRGEKMDDPLAMYLNDIYTIALNLAGLPGASVPCGFVAGLPVGLQIMGRAFDEASILRTADAYEARTAWSTRAPAVPADAASIRPPRALDP, from the coding sequence ATGTCCGGCGGAACCACCGCTTCGACGAACGCCGTCGCCCCGTCCCGCGCAGACGCCGATCCGACGCGCTGGTCGGTCGCCGAAACGGCGGCGCAGTTGCGGTCGGGCACCACGACCTCGCTGGCCGTCACGGACGCCTACCTCGCGCAGATCGCAGCTAGCGATGACGCCATCGGCGCCTACCTGACCGTCACGGCCGACGTCGCGCGCGCCCAGGCGCGCAGCGCGGACGCACGGCGCGCGGCAGGGGAGGACGGTCCGCTGCTCGGCGTGCCGTACGCGCTGAAGGATCTCTTCACGACGGCAGGCGTCCGGACGACGGCCGGGTCGCGGATGCTGGCGGACTACGTCCCGCCTGACGACAGCGCCGTGTACGCGCGGCTGTCTGCCGCCGGCGCCGTCCTGCTCGGCAAGACGAACATGGACGAGTTCGCCATGGGCTCGAGCACCGAGAACTCCGCCTTCCACCCGACGGCCAACCCCTGGGACGTCTCGCGCGTGCCCGGCGGCTCGAGCGGCGGCTCGACGGCGGCAGTGGCGGCCGGCATGGCCGCGTTTGCGATCGGCACGGACACGGGCGGCTCGATCCGCCAGCCGGCTGCGCTGTGCGGCGTCGTCGGCCTCAAGCCCACGTACGGTCGCGTCTCGCGTCGCGGGATGGTGGCGTTCGCCTCGAGCCTCGATCAGGCCGGCCCGATCACGCGCACCGCCAAGGACGCGGCGGCCGTCCTCGGCGCCGTCGCCGGCCTCGATCCGCTCGATGCGACGAGCGGCGACGTGGGAGTGCCGGACTACGGTTCGGCGCTGAACGGCGACGTGACCGGGCTGCGTCTCGGCATCCTGGACGAATACTTCGCGGCGGGGCTCGACCCCGAAGTGCGCGCGGCCGTCGAGGCGGCGATCGACGTTCTCGTCGCCGCCGGCGCGGTGCGCGTCCGCGTCCAGCTGCCGAGTGTCCGGTACGCCGTGGCCACCTACTACCTGATCGCCACGGCCGAGTGCTCGGCGAACCTGGCACGCTACGACGGGTTTCGCTACGGCGCGTCGATCGGCACGGGCGGCGTCTGGGAGCGCCTCGCCGCGGCGCGCGGCGCCGGGTTCGGGGAGGAGGTCAAGCGGCGGATCATCCTGGGCACGAACGCGCTGTCGACGGGCTACTTCGATGCCTATTACGCCCAGGCCACCCGCGTCCGGGGCCTGATCCGCACCGAGTTCGAGCGCGCGCTCGATGCCTGCGACGTCATCGTCGGGCCGACCGTTCCCGCACCGGCGTTCCGGCGCGGCGAGAAGATGGACGACCCGCTGGCCATGTACCTAAACGACATCTACACGATCGCGCTCAACCTGGCCGGCCTGCCGGGCGCATCCGTGCCGTGCGGCTTCGTGGCCGGGCTGCCGGTCGGCCTCCAGATCATGGGTCGGGCCTTCGACGAGGCCTCGATCCTGCGCACCGCGGACGCGTACGAAGCCCGGACGGCGTGGTCGACGCGCGCTCCGGCCGTGCCCGCCGACGCCGCCAGCATCCGCCCGCCGCGCGCGCTCGACCCGTGA
- the gatB gene encoding Asp-tRNA(Asn)/Glu-tRNA(Gln) amidotransferase subunit GatB, with amino-acid sequence MEGFEVVVGIETHVQILTKSKMFCGCGADFAGAEPNTLVCPVCLGLPGALPTPNAAAIAAAVTTGLALGGEIRPRTWFERKNYHYPDLAKGYQISQYEAPLCTGGGLEVVGADGVRRTVGLERLHLEEDTAKLIHAPSETLLDFNRSGVPLMEIVSQPDMRSGDEARAYLEALRQLLRWLGVSTGNMEDGALRADVNISVRRVGESRLGTKIEIKNLNSFAAAKGAIEHEAERLAGMAERGEAIIQSTRGWDERTRTTFAQRTKEAADDYRYFPEPDLPPLVLDAGWIEARRAALPALPAARRADLVDRWHVTDDEARVLTRDRATADYAVAALDAAGPGESRAVAGWITGPLFALANAEPALGDGWTAKVAPDALSELAALVAGGTLTRSVARDVLAEMWSTGRRAADIAADGARTQISGSDALGAIVEDVLAAHPKPVADWLGGKESASAFLLGQVMRATGGQANAAVAKDVLDKALARRRA; translated from the coding sequence ATGGAAGGCTTCGAGGTTGTGGTCGGGATCGAGACGCACGTCCAGATCCTGACGAAGAGCAAGATGTTCTGCGGCTGCGGCGCCGATTTCGCGGGTGCCGAGCCGAACACGCTTGTATGCCCGGTCTGCCTCGGCCTGCCGGGCGCCCTGCCGACCCCAAACGCCGCCGCCATCGCGGCAGCCGTGACGACGGGGCTCGCGCTTGGCGGCGAGATTCGACCGCGCACATGGTTCGAGCGCAAGAACTATCACTACCCGGACCTGGCGAAGGGCTATCAGATCAGCCAGTACGAGGCGCCCCTGTGCACGGGCGGCGGCCTCGAGGTCGTCGGGGCGGACGGCGTGCGCCGCACGGTCGGACTCGAGCGGCTGCACCTCGAGGAGGACACGGCCAAGCTGATCCACGCGCCTTCGGAGACGCTGCTGGACTTCAACCGGTCGGGCGTGCCGCTCATGGAGATCGTGTCACAGCCGGACATGCGCTCCGGCGACGAAGCGCGCGCCTATTTGGAGGCGCTGCGACAGCTCCTGCGCTGGCTCGGCGTTTCGACGGGCAACATGGAGGACGGTGCGCTGCGTGCGGACGTGAACATCTCCGTCCGCCGCGTGGGCGAGAGCCGCCTTGGGACGAAGATCGAGATCAAGAATTTGAACAGCTTCGCCGCCGCCAAGGGGGCGATCGAGCACGAGGCCGAACGGTTGGCCGGCATGGCCGAGCGCGGCGAAGCGATCATCCAGAGCACGCGCGGCTGGGACGAGCGGACGCGAACGACGTTCGCCCAGCGCACGAAAGAGGCAGCCGACGACTACCGCTACTTCCCGGAACCCGACCTGCCGCCGCTCGTCCTCGACGCGGGCTGGATCGAGGCGCGGCGCGCCGCGCTGCCCGCGCTGCCGGCCGCTCGCCGTGCCGACCTTGTGGACCGGTGGCACGTGACGGACGACGAGGCGCGCGTTCTCACGCGCGACCGGGCGACCGCCGACTACGCCGTCGCCGCGCTGGACGCCGCCGGGCCCGGCGAATCGCGCGCCGTCGCCGGCTGGATCACCGGGCCGCTCTTTGCGCTCGCGAACGCCGAGCCGGCGCTGGGTGATGGCTGGACGGCCAAAGTCGCCCCGGACGCCCTGTCCGAGCTCGCGGCGCTGGTGGCCGGAGGCACGCTGACGCGCAGCGTCGCACGCGACGTGCTGGCGGAGATGTGGTCGACCGGTCGGCGCGCCGCCGATATCGCCGCGGACGGCGCGCGGACGCAGATCAGCGGCAGCGATGCGCTTGGCGCGATCGTCGAGGATGTGCTGGCGGCGCACCCCAAGCCGGTCGCGGACTGGCTCGGCGGCAAGGAATCGGCCAGTGCGTTCCTCCTCGGCCAGGTGATGCGGGCGACGGGTGGCCAGGCAAACGCGGCCGTGGCCAAGGACGTGCTGGACAAGGCGCTGGCGCGCCGCCGGGCGTGA
- a CDS encoding class I SAM-dependent RNA methyltransferase gives MAHGGEGIGRADDGRATFVAGGLPGETIEVVVTEARPRFQRGYAARTVGAASPERVAATCAHFGTWPARGATPGTWCGGCQWQHLAYDAQLRHKRSILMDALERIGGVRAPAVAATIGLPTPWGYRNKLRTRLVGGRPGLVSVDGRTLVRVTTCPIAVPDLFAHVAAFEADLPDGTEVTFRIGERTGDALIVIHDRDGVVGEIEVESEASIVIVGPAGEESIAAGRSFYVEQLRGEAIGVPATAFFQVNTVMAEHLAESVQAALGPRSGRVVDAYCGIGTLTGAIAEVSDSVVAVDIDGAAVAAAVANTAGLANVTLIEGDVAEALEEIGPGIDALVVDPPRGGLDAAAGAVVARLLPARIVYVSCEPTTLARDVRSLGAIGYAHRSTQPLDMFPQTYHSESVTVLERGAPGLA, from the coding sequence ATGGCGCATGGCGGCGAAGGCATCGGCCGGGCGGACGACGGACGGGCAACGTTCGTGGCCGGCGGGCTGCCGGGCGAGACCATCGAGGTCGTCGTGACGGAAGCGCGACCACGTTTCCAGCGGGGCTATGCGGCGCGGACGGTCGGTGCCGCGAGCCCGGAGCGTGTGGCGGCGACGTGCGCGCACTTCGGGACGTGGCCGGCGCGGGGCGCGACACCCGGCACGTGGTGCGGCGGGTGCCAGTGGCAGCATCTGGCGTACGATGCCCAACTCCGGCACAAGCGCTCGATCCTGATGGACGCGCTCGAGCGGATCGGCGGCGTTCGAGCGCCGGCGGTGGCGGCGACGATCGGCCTGCCGACGCCGTGGGGTTACCGCAACAAGCTTCGAACGCGGCTGGTCGGCGGGCGGCCGGGCCTCGTCAGCGTGGACGGTCGGACGCTTGTGCGCGTCACCACGTGCCCCATCGCCGTGCCCGATCTCTTTGCGCATGTCGCCGCCTTCGAGGCCGACCTCCCCGACGGCACCGAGGTCACGTTCCGCATCGGTGAGCGAACCGGCGACGCGCTGATCGTCATCCACGATCGCGACGGCGTCGTCGGCGAGATCGAGGTCGAGAGCGAGGCATCGATCGTCATCGTAGGGCCTGCGGGCGAAGAGTCGATTGCGGCCGGACGGTCGTTTTATGTCGAGCAGTTGCGGGGTGAGGCGATCGGCGTGCCGGCGACGGCGTTCTTCCAGGTGAACACCGTCATGGCGGAGCACCTGGCCGAGTCCGTCCAAGCAGCCCTCGGCCCCCGAAGCGGCCGCGTCGTCGATGCCTACTGCGGCATCGGCACGCTGACCGGGGCCATCGCCGAGGTGAGCGACTCGGTTGTGGCGGTCGACATCGACGGAGCCGCGGTCGCGGCGGCCGTCGCGAACACGGCCGGCCTGGCGAACGTCACGCTCATCGAGGGCGACGTGGCCGAGGCGCTCGAGGAGATCGGACCCGGCATCGACGCGCTGGTCGTCGATCCACCGCGCGGGGGCCTGGATGCCGCTGCCGGGGCCGTCGTCGCCCGGTTGCTGCCGGCCCGGATCGTGTACGTCAGCTGTGAGCCGACGACGCTCGCCCGCGACGTCCGGTCGCTCGGCGCGATCGGCTATGCCCATCGGTCGACGCAGCCGCTGGACATGTTTCCGCAGACGTACCATTCGGAGAGCGTCACGGTGCTGGAGCGCGGCGCCCCGGGGCTGGCCTGA
- a CDS encoding S8 family peptidase, with translation MNPTKLHKSLSVTMSGDVRPDEQLAVILKYKPSFVARGEVGALSDIAPSQSFHLVSAQATDATPSMIAALTDDPAVEMIWPDLPVHTWADTRVPLIGVPRVVDAGFGGQGVRIGIVDTGIDRDHPDFEGRIAAWRDLIDENADAAHDPNGHGTHVAGIAAGSGAAGGGRYKGVAPQAMLVIARALDAEGGGRTSTVMAGIEWAIDNGAQVVNISLGGPPYPADGTDALSVLCNAAVEAGIVVCVAAGNMGPAGHTIGAPSAARRVITVGASEATAGDPTDRVAGFSSRGPTGDGSAKPELIFPGVGIVSARAAGTGLGRPVDAHYTALRGTSQATPFATGAVALLLSANPRLKPDEVRERLVRGAERLPGVDVLAQGAGRGNAYNAFVNAQGRQLGAGAGAGTGAGAGAGSGAGSGGEGGGPAVPTPPSSPADSTARSGCLPASLGAFKGR, from the coding sequence ATGAACCCGACCAAGCTGCACAAGTCGTTGTCCGTCACGATGTCCGGCGACGTGCGGCCGGACGAGCAGCTGGCGGTCATCCTGAAGTACAAGCCAAGCTTCGTCGCCCGCGGCGAGGTCGGCGCGCTGTCGGACATCGCACCGTCGCAGTCCTTCCACCTCGTATCGGCGCAAGCGACGGACGCGACACCGTCGATGATCGCCGCGCTGACGGACGATCCGGCGGTCGAGATGATCTGGCCCGACCTCCCGGTCCACACCTGGGCGGACACCCGCGTGCCGCTCATCGGCGTGCCGCGGGTCGTTGACGCCGGTTTCGGCGGGCAAGGCGTGCGGATCGGGATCGTGGATACCGGGATCGACCGCGACCATCCGGACTTCGAAGGGCGGATCGCGGCGTGGCGTGACCTGATCGACGAGAACGCCGACGCCGCACACGACCCGAACGGGCACGGCACGCACGTCGCCGGCATCGCTGCCGGCAGCGGCGCGGCAGGTGGCGGGCGCTACAAGGGCGTGGCGCCGCAGGCGATGCTCGTCATCGCGCGCGCGCTCGACGCCGAGGGCGGCGGACGTACGAGCACCGTCATGGCGGGCATCGAGTGGGCCATCGACAACGGCGCGCAGGTCGTGAACATCAGCCTCGGCGGGCCGCCCTACCCGGCGGACGGCACGGACGCGCTGTCCGTGCTGTGCAACGCGGCCGTCGAAGCCGGCATCGTCGTCTGCGTCGCGGCCGGCAACATGGGCCCGGCCGGCCACACGATCGGCGCACCGAGCGCCGCGCGGCGGGTGATCACCGTCGGCGCCTCCGAGGCGACGGCCGGCGACCCCACCGACCGCGTCGCGGGCTTCTCTTCCCGCGGCCCGACCGGCGACGGAAGCGCCAAGCCTGAGCTGATCTTCCCGGGCGTCGGCATCGTCAGCGCCCGCGCCGCCGGAACGGGCCTCGGTCGACCCGTCGACGCGCACTACACGGCGCTCCGCGGGACGAGCCAGGCGACGCCGTTCGCCACCGGCGCCGTCGCCCTTCTGCTTTCGGCGAATCCGCGCCTGAAACCGGACGAGGTCCGGGAACGGCTCGTGCGCGGCGCGGAACGGCTGCCGGGCGTCGACGTCCTGGCGCAGGGCGCCGGGCGGGGGAACGCCTACAACGCCTTCGTCAACGCGCAGGGACGCCAGCTCGGCGCTGGCGCCGGCGCCGGCACCGGCGCAGGCGCGGGGGCGGGGTCGGGGGCGGGGAGCGGGGGGGAAGGCGGCGGCCCGGCCGTTCCGACGCCGCCAAGTTCGCCCGCGGATTCCACCGCACGGTCAGGCTGCCTGCCGGCGTCGCTCGGCGCGTTCAAGGGACGCTGA